The Flavobacterium sp. K5-23 genome segment TACTATTAATACTGAAAAAATTATAATTGAGAATATTGATTTAAAAGTCAATTTAAAGCAAAGCAATGGCTATGCCTATGTAAATAAGATAAAAACATACGAAAAAGTAGCAGAGAAAGGGTATAAATCCATTGAAATATTTAAAAAAATAAGTAATGATTTTTATTTCAATGATCAATTAGATAAAGCTGCCAAATGGTATGAGGAATTATTTGCAATGACGACTGATTTAGGATCTGAATATTACTATCGTTACGCACATTCATTGAAAGCAACTGGCGGTAACACTGAAAAAGCAAAAGCTTTTATGGAAAAATTTAACGAATTATCTGAAAAAGAAAATAAATAAAATAAAGTTAATAAATCACAGCGAAACTTTAAAAAATCTACTTATGAAAAATAAAATACTTTTATTCATATTAATTAGCAGTGCTTTTTCAATTAAAATATATTCTCAAAAAGAAAAAAACAATATAGTAGTAATAACAACTACTAAATATGCAAAAATAGATGTCATTAAAACATACGAAAGAGTTGCCGAAAAGGGGTATAAATCGATTGATATGTTTAAACAAATCGGGGATTCACATTACTCCAATTTTGACTTTGAAAAAGCAGCCAGATGGTATTGTGAATTATTTGCAATGACATCAAATCTAGAACCAAAATATTATTACCAATATGCACAGTCACTAAAATCCATTGGTGAACATGACAAAGCCAATGAAATTATGGGGAAATTTAATTTAAGATCGGAAGCGATAGCAGATAAAAATATTAGAAAATAACGATAAAAGGAAGTGTCCGTTTTTTTTTTATGAAAACTAGTATTTCGAGTAGAGTACAAATTATATTTCGAAACAATTATA includes the following:
- a CDS encoding flagellar motor protein MotB, with translation MKNKILLFILISSAFSIKIYSQKEKNNIVVITTTKYAKIDVIKTYERVAEKGYKSIDMFKQIGDSHYSNFDFEKAARWYCELFAMTSNLEPKYYYQYAQSLKSIGEHDKANEIMGKFNLRSEAIADKNIRK